In Synergistaceae bacterium, the DNA window GGGCTATAGGCGGGTATACTATGATTTTGACGTTGTTGTGTGCCCGGTGTACAGCAGGCCGCTTCTTTACGTGGAAATTGATACGGCCGGTTACTGGTACTGCGGGGGATATTACGATGGCGGGTGCGTGTATTACGGCTATGATGCTCCGGGTGGCTATATCGGCGGAGGGGACTGGGTTTATTACACGGACGATTACAACACGACAGTGATTAACGAGGTCAACAACAACACGTATATTGACATGTCGGACAACTCCACGTATATCGACAACTCGGACAACAGCGTGAATATCGACAACTCCGAGACTAATGTTAATGTCGATAATTCCGAGACGAATACGAACGTGGACAGCTCCGAGACGAATATGAACGTGGACAGCTCCGAGACGAATACGAACGTGGATAGCTCAGAGACGAATACGAACGTGGACAGCTCCGAGACAAATACGAATGTCGACAGCAATACGGACAACAGCACGACAAACAATGACGACTCGCAGGGCGGCGGCTCATTTGGCGACAAGGACGATTCAAATCCCAGTGAACCCGCTGAACCTGAGCCGGAGCCGGAATCCGAACAGGAGCCGGAATCCGAACAGGAGCCGGAACCCGAACCCGAACAGGAGCCGGAACCCGAACCAGAGCCTGAACCAGAGCCTGAACCTGATGACTCCGGCGGGGACTCAGGAGGGGACGAGCCTGTAATTATTCCTGACGAATAGCGCGGAAAATTTGCGGGTTTGACAAAATTTTAATCGGAGTGTATTTTATGCGGTATCATTGAAAGCCGGAGTGGCGGAATGGTAGACGCAGCGGACTCAAAATCCGCCGGGGGCAACTCTGTGGGAGTTCGAGTCTCCCCTCCGGCACCATCACAAAAACATTCAGGGGAGATATTATGCCGAACAAGAAATCCGCAGAAAGGCGCGTAAGAATTTCCGAGCGCAACAGACTGTATAATAAGTACTGGACATCAAGATGCAAGACCGCCGTAAAACGTGTGCTTGAGGCCGTAGAATCAGGCGACAAAGAGTCAGCCGCAAAGACATTCGACACTGCACAGAGCGTAATAGACAAAGCAGTCGTGAAGGGCGTAATGCACCGAAACACAGCCGCAAGACGCAAAGCACTCATGTCGCGCCGAATGAAGGCAATGAACGCATAACTCACTCACGAAATCACAAAAGCCCCCCGGAGAAATTCCGAGGGGTTATTTTTGTCCCGTCATCTGTTCCTCCGCCCATTGATAGATAGACTCAAGCGCGGGAATCAATGACCTTCCCCGGTCTGAAAGGCTGTATTCCACTGTCGGCGGAATCGTCTCGTACTGCTTACGGCAAATCAGCCCGTCCGCTTCAAGCTCACGCAGGCATTTCGTCAGCATTGTCGCAGTTATCCCGACTACTTTCCGTTCAAGCTCCTTGTAGCGCAGTGTCTGATTGTCCGCGTCAGAGATGTACCACAGGATCGGCAGCTTCCATTTCTGTCCGATTATCCTCATCGCGTAAAGTATAGGGCATTCCGTCCCGTAAATATTCTCATCAGCAGGAAGATTCATATCCATTCAGCAACACTCCCAATGCTACAGATTTCAATACCGGCAAAGAAAATTCTTCATACTTCATAAATTTTTGCGGGTAATTATAATGTCGCGCTGAAAATTTCACAAACAGGAGTCAATCTCAATGGGCAGAAAAATTTTTGAGGCGGTAAATCTTCACAACCTCACAATGAAAAACAGACTCATACGTTCGGCGACATGGGAAGGAATTGCGGCGTTTGACGGCTCAATAACGGATGAGGCTTACGGGATTTACAGTGAGCTTTCGCGGGGCGGAGTCGGTGCGGTCATTGTCGGGTTCACGGATGTTTCGCAGGATGACTATTACATTCACGGCGCAATGAGACTCTCACGGGACGAGCTTATACTGCAGTACAGGAAACTCACCGACATAATACACGCTGAGGGCTGCCCGGTGATAATACAGCTTGCTTTAGGGGCATTTTACCGAAAACTTCCGAACGGACTCACACAGCAGGCAGAGCCGGACAATATGACAGAGGACGAAATACAGCAGGTCATCGGAATGTTCATTCAGTCAGCAAAAAGAGCAGAGGCAGCAAATTTTGACGGAGTACAGATTCACGCGGCGCATTTCTTTTTCCTCAGCCGATTCATTAGTCCGAGAGTCAATCATAGGAGCGACATTTACGGCGGGGACAATGTGAAACGTTCGCGCATTCTCATGGAAATTTTGAGCGGGATAAAATCAGAGTGTCCGAATCTGCATGTTACAGTCAAAATAAACTCAAGCGACTTCATACGGGGTGGCCTCACTGAATCCGACAGCCTCGAAATTTGCGGACTTCTTGCGGACAACGGCATAGACTCTATTGAGGTCAGCGGCAACGGAACTTCAGCAGAAGGAATCAGAGCGGGAGTCAATGAGGCGTACTTTCTCGACTTTGCGGCCAGACTCGCGGAGAATGTCAATGTTCCTGTTATACTTGTCGGAGGACTCAGAAGCCTTCAGACTATGCAGACGATTTTAGACACGACAAAAATTGAGCTGCTCTCACTCTCACGGCCTCTGCTGAGAGAGCCTGACCTGCCCGAAAAATTCCGCTCCGGGGAAAGCTCCGAGTCCCTGTGCGTTTCCTGCAATGCCTGCTACAGCTCACACGCTCACAGGTGCGTATACAGATGAGCGCGTACCGTCTTGAAGTTCCGACTGAACGGGGGAGCGTCCTGAACGGGGTACTGTTCCGAAATGATGACGTGAAAGCCAACACCGTTATGATTGCGATTACTGGTATACACGGCAACTTCTATTCTAATCCGTTCTATTACGATTTCGGGGAGACTCTTAACGCCGCGGGGATTGATTTCATTTACGCGCAGACTAATGACGCATTCAACCGCATAGAGACATTCAACGCAAAAACACATCAGCCCGAAATTATCGGCTCATTCAACGAGAGATTCTCATACACGGACGAGGACATAGACGCATATTTGAATCTCGCGCATGATGAAGGCTACGGGAAAATTATTCTTGCGGGTCATTCGTTAGGAGCGAACAAGGTCATATATTATCTCTCACGCCATCACGACACGGAAAAAGTATCACGATTCCTTCTGCTTAGTCCGGCGAATATTGAGTGGCTGACGAATGATGTTACGGAGCGTGAAAAAAATATTGTGCGGGAAATGCACGAGACCGGGCGCGGAGGG includes these proteins:
- a CDS encoding NADH:flavin oxidoreductase, whose product is MGRKIFEAVNLHNLTMKNRLIRSATWEGIAAFDGSITDEAYGIYSELSRGGVGAVIVGFTDVSQDDYYIHGAMRLSRDELILQYRKLTDIIHAEGCPVIIQLALGAFYRKLPNGLTQQAEPDNMTEDEIQQVIGMFIQSAKRAEAANFDGVQIHAAHFFFLSRFISPRVNHRSDIYGGDNVKRSRILMEILSGIKSECPNLHVTVKINSSDFIRGGLTESDSLEICGLLADNGIDSIEVSGNGTSAEGIRAGVNEAYFLDFAARLAENVNVPVILVGGLRSLQTMQTILDTTKIELLSLSRPLLREPDLPEKFRSGESSESLCVSCNACYSSHAHRCVYR
- a CDS encoding DUF1749 domain-containing protein, which translates into the protein MSAYRLEVPTERGSVLNGVLFRNDDVKANTVMIAITGIHGNFYSNPFYYDFGETLNAAGIDFIYAQTNDAFNRIETFNAKTHQPEIIGSFNERFSYTDEDIDAYLNLAHDEGYGKIILAGHSLGANKVIYYLSRHHDTEKVSRFLLLSPANIEWLTNDVTEREKNIVREMHETGRGGDMLPFQLMGWVPCIADTAFDWLFSDTLNNVHVEPEKDFSQVSRITHAGGLLIGTFDRFTYGDPAGFLTNINNHMPSAKDNRLIFIEGTGHTYQRKEKETAERILEFLKG
- a CDS encoding 30S ribosomal protein S20, with the translated sequence MPNKKSAERRVRISERNRLYNKYWTSRCKTAVKRVLEAVESGDKESAAKTFDTAQSVIDKAVVKGVMHRNTAARRKALMSRRMKAMNA
- a CDS encoding helix-turn-helix transcriptional regulator, with amino-acid sequence MDMNLPADENIYGTECPILYAMRIIGQKWKLPILWYISDADNQTLRYKELERKVVGITATMLTKCLRELEADGLICRKQYETIPPTVEYSLSDRGRSLIPALESIYQWAEEQMTGQK